A section of the Pseudomonas lini genome encodes:
- a CDS encoding cobalt-precorrin-5B (C(1))-methyltransferase encodes MRDETAEQPAPLRSGLTTGSCATATSLAAARLLLSGVEADAVEIILPKGKRVQMRLEFCRLMNDGAEAGTIKDAGDDPDVTHGALLFSQVRLHSEPGIRFSAGRGVGTVTRPGLVLNVGEPAINPVPRKMISEHLTLLAEELDYPGGFEVTVNVEDGEALALKTMNPRLGILGGLSILGTSGIVRPFSCAAYIASIHQGIDVAKTNGYLHIAACTGNASEDTMRRVYDLPEIALIEMGDFVGAVLKHLRKVPVDKLSLCGGFGKISKLAAGHMDLHSRHSSIDLPQLAEWAAAVGADEALQQAIRDANTSQQALAMASAAGIALGDAVCQHALDFARSVVPAQVQVEVFAIDRQGGIVGHAGELT; translated from the coding sequence ATGCGTGACGAAACCGCCGAACAACCCGCACCGCTGCGCAGCGGCCTGACCACCGGCAGCTGCGCCACCGCCACCAGCCTCGCGGCGGCACGCCTGCTGCTCAGTGGCGTCGAAGCGGACGCCGTCGAGATTATTCTGCCCAAAGGCAAACGGGTGCAGATGCGTCTGGAATTTTGTCGGTTGATGAACGACGGCGCCGAAGCCGGAACGATCAAAGACGCCGGCGACGACCCGGACGTGACCCACGGTGCCCTGCTCTTTTCCCAAGTGCGCCTGCACAGCGAGCCGGGCATTCGCTTCAGCGCCGGCCGCGGCGTGGGCACCGTCACCCGGCCCGGGCTGGTGCTGAACGTCGGCGAACCGGCAATCAACCCGGTGCCACGCAAGATGATCAGCGAGCACCTGACGCTGCTGGCCGAAGAGCTTGATTACCCGGGCGGCTTCGAGGTCACGGTAAACGTCGAGGACGGCGAAGCCCTGGCGCTGAAAACCATGAACCCGCGACTGGGGATTCTCGGCGGCTTGTCGATCCTCGGCACCAGCGGCATCGTCCGGCCATTCTCCTGCGCGGCCTACATCGCCTCGATCCATCAAGGCATCGACGTCGCCAAAACCAACGGTTACCTGCACATCGCCGCGTGCACTGGCAATGCCAGCGAAGACACCATGCGCCGAGTCTACGACTTGCCGGAAATCGCTCTGATCGAAATGGGCGACTTCGTCGGCGCGGTGCTCAAACATTTGCGCAAAGTGCCTGTGGATAAACTCAGCCTGTGCGGCGGCTTCGGCAAGATCAGCAAACTGGCGGCCGGGCACATGGATTTGCACAGTCGGCATTCAAGCATCGACCTGCCGCAACTGGCCGAATGGGCCGCGGCGGTCGGCGCCGATGAGGCGTTGCAACAGGCGATCCGCGACGCCAATACCAGCCAGCAGGCGTTGGCCATGGCCAGCGCTGCCGGGATCGCACTCGGCGACGCGGTGTGTCAGCACGCTCTGGACTTTGCTCGCAGCGTGGTGCCGGCGCAGGTTCAGGTCGAAGTGTTCGCCATCGATCGCCAAGGCGGAATTGTCGGCCATGCGGGCGAATTAACGTAA
- the cbiE gene encoding precorrin-6y C5,15-methyltransferase (decarboxylating) subunit CbiE: MSPWLTVVGIGEDGFKGLGKNARRALLGASRIIGGQRQLDLLPVCIRGERQLWPSPFSLEPLLALRGEPVCVLASGDPMFYGVGASLSRQLPGAEMLILPAPSSVSLAAARLGWPLQDVVTLSVVARPVAALNAHVFSGVRLLVLSNDGQSPAAIAALLRERGFGPSRLTVLEHLGGEAERRIESIANDWSEPEIADLNLIAIECIAEPNTPRLSRLAGLPDSAFQHDGQLTKRDVRAITLARLAPTPGELLWDVGAGSGSIGIEWMRAYPSCRALAIEADEGRQLLIEHNRDALGVPGLQLIRGCAPQALIGLERPDAIFIGGGVTREGVLDACWAQLKPGGRLVANAVTLQSEVTLMAWRERHGGELTRIHVAQAQPLGEFDTWRQALPITLLDVTKPLDA; the protein is encoded by the coding sequence ATGTCACCCTGGCTGACAGTAGTAGGTATCGGTGAAGACGGCTTCAAGGGCCTGGGCAAGAATGCCCGTCGCGCCCTGCTGGGCGCTTCGCGGATCATTGGCGGTCAGCGACAACTGGATTTGTTGCCGGTGTGCATTCGCGGCGAGCGGCAATTATGGCCAAGTCCGTTTTCCCTTGAACCATTGCTGGCACTGCGTGGCGAGCCGGTTTGTGTGTTGGCCAGCGGCGACCCGATGTTCTATGGCGTCGGCGCCAGCCTTTCGCGGCAACTGCCTGGCGCGGAAATGCTGATCCTGCCCGCCCCGTCTTCCGTGTCATTGGCGGCCGCCCGCTTGGGCTGGCCGTTGCAGGACGTGGTGACGCTTTCAGTAGTCGCCCGCCCCGTCGCCGCGCTCAACGCCCATGTGTTCAGTGGTGTGCGCTTGCTGGTGTTGAGCAACGACGGCCAGAGTCCGGCGGCCATCGCGGCGTTGCTGCGCGAGCGCGGTTTCGGGCCGAGTCGCCTCACCGTGCTGGAACATCTGGGCGGCGAAGCCGAACGACGCATCGAGAGTATCGCCAACGACTGGAGCGAGCCGGAGATCGCCGACCTGAACCTGATCGCCATCGAATGCATCGCCGAACCGAACACACCTCGCCTGTCGCGCCTCGCCGGGTTGCCAGACTCAGCCTTCCAGCACGACGGCCAACTGACCAAACGCGATGTGCGCGCCATCACCCTCGCCCGCCTTGCACCGACACCCGGCGAACTGCTGTGGGACGTCGGCGCTGGCAGTGGTTCCATCGGCATTGAGTGGATGCGTGCTTACCCGAGCTGCCGGGCGCTGGCCATCGAAGCTGATGAAGGGCGGCAGTTGTTGATCGAACACAACCGCGATGCCTTGGGCGTCCCCGGGCTGCAATTGATTCGCGGCTGTGCGCCACAAGCCCTGATCGGACTCGAACGCCCGGACGCGATTTTCATCGGTGGCGGTGTCACCCGCGAAGGCGTGCTCGATGCTTGCTGGGCGCAACTCAAACCCGGCGGTCGACTGGTGGCCAACGCCGTCACCCTGCAAAGCGAAGTGACCCTGATGGCCTGGCGCGAACGGCATGGCGGTGAACTGACCCGCATTCATGTCGCTCAGGCGCAACCGTTGGGCGAGTTCGACACCTGGCGTCAGGCGCTGCCGATTACCTTGCTGGACGTGACGAAACCCCTCGATGCGTGA
- the cobG gene encoding precorrin-3B synthase: MSTALRPSACPGLLRIVPALDGGICRIKLNGGSISATQAEAVASAAERFAGGVIEATNRANLQIRGIGSEQTALIESLLAAGLGPRTAAGDDVRNLMLSPSAGIDRQMLLDTRPLAEQILTSLQSHERFHQLSAKFAVQLDGGEGLAMLEHPHDLWLSAVEQEGECVLAFGLAGCPTQTPLGAVRLENGHALVIAVLELFLDLARPDQTRMRHLLVEYPVAGFVAQVAERVPLLSIVSGSRVTNSNVLHSSVLHIGAHPQRESGRVYVGATPPLGRLDPAMLRGAAQLARERGDGSLRFTPWQSLLLPDVHEDDAAQVIHSLENLRLRCSADDALAHLIACTGSAGCGKGLSDTKGDALQLAALLQRHGQVFDVHLSGCARSCAAAHITPATLLAVSPGHYDLYFRDAAQPGFGALHARNLTIEAVAALLDARSRSALDA; the protein is encoded by the coding sequence ATGTCCACCGCCTTACGCCCCTCGGCCTGCCCGGGGTTGCTGCGTATTGTCCCGGCACTGGATGGCGGCATTTGTCGGATCAAATTGAACGGTGGCTCAATCAGCGCCACCCAGGCTGAAGCGGTGGCCAGTGCGGCCGAGCGGTTTGCCGGGGGCGTGATCGAGGCGACCAACCGCGCCAACCTGCAGATTCGCGGGATTGGCAGCGAGCAGACGGCCTTGATCGAGAGCCTGCTCGCCGCAGGATTGGGCCCGCGTACCGCGGCGGGCGACGATGTACGCAACCTGATGCTCAGCCCGAGCGCCGGGATCGACCGGCAAATGTTGCTCGATACGCGACCGTTGGCCGAACAGATCCTCACCAGCCTGCAAAGCCATGAGCGTTTTCACCAGTTGAGCGCCAAATTTGCCGTGCAACTCGATGGCGGCGAAGGCCTGGCGATGCTCGAACATCCTCACGACCTGTGGTTGAGCGCCGTTGAGCAAGAGGGCGAGTGCGTGCTGGCCTTCGGTCTGGCGGGTTGCCCGACGCAGACTCCGTTGGGCGCGGTGCGACTGGAAAACGGCCATGCATTGGTAATTGCGGTGCTTGAGTTGTTCCTCGATCTGGCGCGTCCCGACCAGACACGCATGCGTCATCTGCTGGTCGAATACCCGGTGGCCGGGTTTGTCGCTCAAGTGGCCGAACGTGTGCCGCTACTGTCCATCGTGAGCGGGTCGCGCGTTACGAACTCGAACGTTCTGCACTCGAGCGTTCTACACATAGGCGCTCATCCTCAGCGTGAATCCGGCCGTGTCTATGTCGGTGCGACACCGCCTCTGGGCCGACTCGATCCCGCCATGCTGCGGGGCGCAGCACAACTGGCCCGCGAACGAGGTGATGGCAGCCTGCGTTTCACCCCTTGGCAAAGCCTGCTGTTGCCAGATGTCCACGAAGACGACGCCGCTCAAGTTATCCACAGCCTGGAAAATTTGCGCCTGCGCTGTTCGGCAGACGACGCCTTGGCGCATCTGATCGCCTGCACCGGTTCGGCGGGTTGCGGCAAAGGCCTGTCCGACACAAAGGGCGATGCCCTGCAATTGGCGGCGTTGCTGCAACGTCACGGCCAAGTCTTTGATGTGCACCTGTCTGGCTGCGCGCGTTCCTGCGCGGCGGCACACATCACGCCAGCGACTTTGCTGGCCGTCTCACCCGGTCACTACGACCTCTATTTTCGCGATGCAGCACAGCCGGGTTTCGGCGCGCTGCACGCACGCAACCTTACTATTGAAGCGGTCGCGGCCTTGCTCGACGCCCGCTCACGGAGCGCCCTTGATGCTTGA
- a CDS encoding precorrin-8X methylmutase, with the protein MLDYIRDGQEIYRNSFAIIRAEANLARIPTDLEKLAVRVIHACGMVEAIDGLQFSEGAGKAGRDALAAGAPILCDARMVSEGVTRARLPANNPVICTLRDDSVPELARELGNTRSAAALELWRPHLEGSVVVIGNAPTALFYLLEMLDAGAPKPALILGFPVGFVGAAESKAMLAADSRGVPFVIMQGRLGGSAMAAAAVNALATEIE; encoded by the coding sequence ATGCTTGATTACATCCGCGACGGTCAGGAGATCTATCGCAACTCCTTCGCGATCATTCGCGCCGAGGCCAACCTTGCGCGTATTCCGACCGATCTGGAGAAACTCGCGGTGCGGGTGATCCACGCCTGCGGCATGGTCGAGGCCATCGACGGGCTGCAATTTTCCGAAGGCGCCGGCAAGGCCGGGCGCGATGCGCTGGCGGCCGGTGCGCCGATTCTGTGCGACGCGCGGATGGTCAGCGAAGGCGTGACCCGCGCGCGTTTGCCGGCCAACAACCCAGTGATTTGCACCCTGCGCGACGACAGCGTTCCGGAACTCGCCCGCGAGTTGGGCAACACCCGTTCCGCTGCCGCGCTGGAACTGTGGCGTCCGCACCTGGAAGGCAGTGTGGTGGTGATCGGCAATGCACCGACCGCGCTGTTTTATCTGCTGGAAATGCTCGACGCCGGCGCACCGAAACCGGCGCTGATCCTCGGCTTCCCGGTGGGCTTCGTCGGCGCCGCCGAATCCAAGGCGATGCTCGCGGCGGACAGCCGTGGCGTGCCTTTCGTCATCATGCAAGGCCGGTTGGGCGGTAGTGCCATGGCCGCCGCCGCCGTCAATGCCCTCGCCACGGAGATCGAATGA
- a CDS encoding precorrin-2 C(20)-methyltransferase has protein sequence MQQPGRLIGLGVGPGDPELITVKALRLLRESPVVAYFVAKGKKGNAFGIIEAHLQDAQTLLPLVYPVTTEALPAPLSYEQVISDFYDAAGEQLAVHLDAGRDVAVICEGDPFFYGSYMYLHDRLAERYEAEVVPGVCSMLGGASVLGAPLVYRNQSLSVLSGVLPHEDLKRRLADADAAVIMKLGRNFPKVRQVLEELGLAERALYVERATMANQKIVPLDQVEPMSSPYFSLIIVPGERWQG, from the coding sequence ATGCAGCAACCTGGACGTTTGATTGGCCTGGGCGTCGGCCCCGGTGATCCGGAACTGATTACCGTCAAAGCCTTGCGCCTGCTGCGCGAATCGCCGGTGGTGGCGTACTTCGTCGCCAAGGGCAAGAAAGGCAATGCGTTCGGCATCATCGAAGCGCACCTGCAGGACGCGCAAACCCTGCTGCCGCTGGTCTATCCGGTGACCACCGAAGCGCTGCCGGCGCCGTTGTCGTACGAACAAGTGATCAGCGATTTCTACGATGCCGCTGGCGAACAACTCGCCGTGCATCTGGACGCTGGCCGTGACGTGGCGGTGATCTGCGAAGGCGATCCGTTCTTCTACGGCTCTTACATGTACCTGCACGATCGTCTGGCCGAACGCTATGAAGCCGAAGTCGTGCCGGGCGTCTGCTCGATGCTCGGCGGAGCGTCGGTACTCGGCGCGCCGCTGGTGTATCGCAATCAGAGCCTGTCGGTGTTGTCGGGTGTGCTGCCGCACGAAGACCTCAAGCGGCGACTGGCCGATGCCGATGCCGCGGTGATCATGAAACTGGGGCGCAACTTTCCCAAGGTCCGTCAGGTGCTCGAAGAACTCGGTCTGGCGGAGCGTGCGCTGTACGTCGAGCGCGCGACCATGGCCAATCAGAAAATCGTGCCGCTGGATCAGGTCGAACCGATGTCCTCGCCGTATTTCTCGCTGATCATCGTTCCCGGTGAAAGGTGGCAAGGCTGA
- the cobJ gene encoding precorrin-3B C(17)-methyltransferase — MAHTAPAIVILGNGSLATARKIAQVYPGALIHGLAERVAGADRVYHEFGATLRELYQQDTPIIALCAAGIVIRTLAPLLLEKGAEPPVLAVAEDGSAVVPLLGGLGGVNVMAREIAAGLDVAAAITTSGELRFGTCLLNPPGGYALGDLELGKRFVSDLLAGEHVRIEGAAPWLAQAQLPEDPQAHLSIHVGSAERTPAANELLIYPRSVLLAVSASVADLPQAIRAALRQARVAVQSLACLLAPVTEMANPTLREAALELGVPLRFASAASDANELARTAVPSVTIIPIDANLALAIAEQPLDIAQIGRPRGRLAVIGLGPGAAELMVPAVKAELTRATDVLGYETYVRMAGPFRPDQVLHCTDNREEMQRARHAFELAVQGRSVIVVSSGDPGVFAMAAAVLEALHESGEPAWHSVDLEILPGVSASLATAAQAGAPLGHDFCVMSLSDNLKPWSIIEKRLDLAAEADLALAFYNPISRSRPWQLGRALEIVAQHRTPQTPVVLGRDIGRPGQTLRVTTLGALTPEQVDMRTMVLIGSSTTCAFPRAEGGEWVYTPRWYGTKPAS, encoded by the coding sequence ATGGCCCATACCGCTCCGGCGATTGTCATTCTCGGCAATGGCAGCCTCGCGACTGCACGCAAGATTGCGCAGGTGTATCCGGGCGCACTGATCCATGGATTGGCCGAACGGGTCGCAGGCGCGGACCGTGTTTATCACGAGTTCGGCGCGACCCTGCGCGAACTCTATCAACAGGACACACCGATCATCGCGCTGTGCGCCGCCGGGATTGTGATCCGCACTCTGGCGCCATTGCTGCTGGAAAAAGGTGCTGAGCCACCGGTGCTGGCCGTGGCCGAAGACGGCAGCGCGGTGGTGCCGCTGCTCGGCGGTCTCGGCGGGGTGAACGTCATGGCACGGGAGATTGCCGCTGGCCTCGACGTTGCTGCGGCGATCACCACCAGCGGTGAATTGCGTTTCGGCACCTGCCTGCTCAATCCACCCGGCGGCTATGCCTTGGGCGATCTGGAGCTGGGCAAGCGCTTCGTCTCGGACTTGCTGGCCGGTGAACACGTGCGCATCGAAGGCGCTGCGCCCTGGTTGGCGCAAGCCCAATTGCCAGAAGACCCTCAGGCGCATTTGTCGATCCATGTCGGCAGCGCCGAACGGACGCCGGCCGCCAATGAGCTGTTGATCTACCCGCGCAGTGTCTTGCTGGCGGTCAGCGCCAGTGTGGCGGATTTGCCCCAGGCGATTCGCGCGGCGCTGCGTCAGGCGCGAGTCGCCGTTCAATCGCTGGCGTGCTTGCTGGCTCCAGTCACGGAAATGGCCAACCCGACGTTGCGCGAAGCGGCGCTTGAGCTGGGTGTGCCGCTACGTTTTGCATCGGCTGCCAGCGATGCCAACGAGCTGGCTCGTACGGCTGTTCCCAGCGTTACGATTATCCCGATCGACGCGAATCTGGCGCTGGCGATCGCTGAACAACCGCTGGACATCGCACAGATCGGCCGCCCTCGCGGTCGACTGGCCGTAATCGGCCTGGGCCCGGGTGCTGCCGAATTGATGGTACCTGCGGTGAAGGCCGAACTGACCAGAGCCACGGATGTGCTTGGCTATGAAACCTATGTGCGCATGGCCGGCCCGTTTCGGCCGGATCAAGTGTTGCATTGCACCGACAACCGCGAAGAGATGCAGCGTGCCCGTCACGCCTTCGAACTGGCGGTCCAAGGGCGGTCGGTAATTGTGGTTTCATCCGGTGACCCCGGCGTGTTCGCCATGGCCGCTGCTGTGCTGGAAGCCTTGCATGAGTCGGGTGAGCCGGCCTGGCACAGTGTCGATCTGGAGATTCTGCCGGGGGTTTCCGCTTCCCTCGCGACCGCCGCTCAGGCCGGTGCGCCGTTGGGGCATGACTTCTGCGTGATGTCGCTGTCGGACAATCTCAAGCCGTGGTCGATCATTGAAAAGCGTCTGGACCTGGCCGCCGAAGCCGATCTGGCGTTGGCCTTCTATAACCCGATTTCACGTTCTCGGCCTTGGCAGTTAGGCCGTGCTCTGGAAATCGTCGCACAGCACCGTACGCCGCAAACCCCGGTGGTTTTGGGCCGTGATATCGGTCGGCCCGGCCAGACACTGCGGGTCACCACGCTCGGTGCGCTCACGCCGGAGCAAGTGGACATGCGCACCATGGTGCTGATCGGCTCGTCCACCACATGCGCGTTCCCCCGCGCCGAAGGTGGTGAATGGGTCTACACGCCGCGCTGGTATGGCACCAAGCCTGCCTCCTGA